The Saccharomycodes ludwigii strain NBRC 1722 chromosome II, whole genome shotgun sequence genome window below encodes:
- the TRM44 gene encoding tRNA (uracil) methyltransferase (similar to Saccharomyces cerevisiae YPL030W | TRM44 | TRna Methyltransferase) yields the protein MVKKNTNNNGNNNTTASPTIKFVSKHELNYNDDPYLPKNITRDDNHIEDNDNNNKWICLYEAYNTDNKSSISETSKEDIPQKTNLLPFGREHFIQAMENVIKHPNINSTIILRSDILVEMDSKEVPRSLIDKKTDDFLSESAGAVKNNSKHTDETFYNTKDITDINIRKSYNNNDYKTTYGIVRRIIPRNPLRDPVINQTCLLMENSTNENCFIIYTPHIQNEEDCPFYIPKVKSVGILYTPTKLKVFYIPFSTTKPLSIFQDELNQRIVRTALRLLQTAYKHSNGRKNGYTPKVKHDLVVSKLNFQNKYIELKQKYGKWLVDNWAESTDPKKHVFEDIAIASFLIELWKMKYTGNNFQFRDLGCGNGVLCYILIMEGYIGVGIDARKRKSWNIYPVEVQKCLKEQVIVPSILLRPNRIVPNSTAVILDATTSSNNNNNNNNNNNDNSNNNNTIFPSSNGRYFTVPARNDVISSNATIVYSSDDLLQSSHVNTAEFPENTFLIGNHSDELTCWIPLLGYPFMVIPCCSHAFSGAKIRYKPSAHGLNGNNSSSTYAGLVAQVIRLAKQVGWDPVEKEMLRIPSTRNAAIIGITNKYIHTNNVTSTQQQQQQRADIWPNKKVYDVIMENGGADGWVEHTMALMR from the coding sequence ATGGTCAAGAAAaacaccaataataatggtaataataacactacTGCTTCTCCAACCATTAAATTTGTGTCTAAACATGAATTGAATTACAATGATGACCCATATTTAcccaaaaatataacaagaGATGATAATCATATTgaagataatgataataataacaaatggATTTGCTTATATGAAGCATATAACACCGATAATAAAAGTTCTATTTCCGAGACCAGTAAGGAAGACATTCctcaaaaaacaaatttattgCCTTTTGGCAGAGAACATTTTATTCAAGCAATGgaaaatgttattaaacATCCAAATATTAATTCTACTATCATTTTAAGATCTGATATATTAGTCGAAATGGATTCTAAGGAAGTGCCACGAAGtttaattgataaaaaaactgaTGATTTCTTGTCAGAAAGTGCGGGCGctgtaaaaaataatagcaagCATACCGATGAAACTTTTTACAACACTAAAGACATTACTGATATAAACATTCGAAAGtcatataataacaatgactACAAAACCACTTATGGAATAGTTAGAAGAATCATTCCAAGAAATCCATTGAGAGACCCAGTAATTAATCAAACTTGCTTGTTGATGGAAAACTCAACAAAtgaaaattgttttataatatacacTCCGCATATTcaaaatgaagaagattGTCCATTTTACATACCTAAAGTGAAGAGTGTTGGTATCTTGTACACACCAACTAAGTTAAAAGTCTTTTATATCCCATTTTCAACAACTAAACCATTAAGTATATTTCAAGATGAACTTAATCAAAGAATAGTTAGAACAGCATTAAGATTATTACAAACAGCATATAAGCATTCTAATGGGAGAAAGAATGGATACACCCCTAAGGTTAAACATGATTTGGTGGTAtctaaattaaattttcaaaataaatatattgaatTAAAGCAAAAGTATGGGAAATGGTTGGTTGATAATTGGGCTGAAAGTACTGATCCTAAAAAACATGTGTTCGAAGATATCGCAATTGCTTCTTTTTTGATTGAATTGTGGAAAATGAAGTATACTGGTAATAATTTCCAGTTCAGGGATTTGGGGTGCGGGAATGGTGTTTtatgttatattttaattatggAAGGCTATATAGGTGTAGGTATTGATGccagaaaaaggaaatccTGGAATATTTATCCTGTTGAAGTACAGAAGTGCTTAAAGGAGCAAGTAATAGTCCCATCCATACTGTTAAGACCCAATAGAATTGTACCGAATTCTACGGCCGTTATTTTGGATGCCACTACTTCaagtaacaacaacaacaacaacaacaacaacaataatgataacagtaataacaacaatactaTTTTTCCCAGTAGTAATGGTAGGTATTTTACTGTTCCTGCTCGTAATGACGTAATTTCTTCCAATGCTACCATAGTTTATAGCAGTGACGATCTGTTACAATCAAGTCACGTTAATACTGCTGAATTTCCAGAAAATACATTTCTTATAGGTAACCATTCTGACGAATTAACATGTTGGATTCCATTGCTTGGATATCCATTTATGGTCATACCATGTTGTTCTCACGCTTTTTCAGGTGCTAAAATACGTTATAAGCCTTCTGCGCACGGTTTAAATGGTAACAATAGTTCCTCCACATACGCTGGATTAGTTGCTCAGGTAATTCGTTTAGCCAAACAAGTTGGCTGGGATCCtgttgaaaaagaaatgttaAGGATACCAAGTACTAGAAATGCCGCTATAATTGGTATTaccaataaatatatacacacCAATAATGTTACTAGTAcgcaacaacagcaacaacagcgCGCTGATATTTGgccaaacaaaaaagtttacGACGTTATAATGGAAAATGGTGGTGCCGATGGATGGGTAGAACATACAATGGCATTAATGAGATAA
- the SUV3 gene encoding ATP-dependent RNA helicase SUV3 (similar to Saccharomyces cerevisiae YPL029W | SUV3 | SUppressor of Var1), translated as MSITLHHYQPTYGLFNLLILRNIKNQLSCYPFRINKNGRLIVTTTRISHLHSNALLYNSTKFKDVKTINPNSKDEEAKKKLIDIQFYRRLPTFHIKPLPTFNNLTIEEKLSLKKIRFPEEIESLIATTCPPGLLTEIYEVLKNIHDKYLLNKTTQKENQVYNAAWWKLRDYLFGSIKMYHNSTNTPVFVNIGDYVKFSDINKIYPMLLQSNILSNEKWYSLITVSPMLNSRILKPEQVTSLLKVKYILQRAYLKILHEEIESKTPKIIYENKNKLPKLGLKDSGSNTLFDIKNPADWFYKTRKMKRKIIMHLGPTNSGKTYNALQKLKKSNRGYYAGPLRLLAREVYERFQKEGIRCNLLTGEEIINDLDSMGNQAGLTSGTVEMVPLTQEFDIVVLDEIQMMGDPDRGWAWTNAVLGCNSKELHLCGEKSVLPLIRKIAAITGDELIINEYARLGELRVETSPIPNGLRSLQKGDCLVAFSKKKIIDLKLKIEQETTFKVAVIYGSLPPETRIQQANLFNEGRYDVLVASDAIGMGLNLAINRVIFTTDSKFNGEEMVLLTTSNIKQIGGRAGRFKSHEEGPSVGYVTATSKSVLENVRSGINAKTEYLNKAYVWPPDQLASKMIKLYPPNISLSFFLNDISLQIEKNATKIFALSDLRNRLEAISLFEHVSGLTFQEKMILSNAPVKSLPAVQRAYVNFCKTIANKQTKNIFSYQQDLEPSLLEAKFSKKENIGLDKYENIHSILSLFFWLGNRWPNYFVDPESATDLKHLCELIIFDKLDSLTKNPYLKKNAIYGSFFSKSFVGNNKNRSGRTKN; from the coding sequence ATGAGCATAACCTTGCATCACTATCAACCCACTTATGGTTTGTTTAACCTGTTAATATTGAGGAATATCAAAAATCAATTATCCTGTTACCCATTTcgtattaataaaaacggTAGACTAATAGTGACAACTACCCGTATATCACATCTTCATTCTAATGCATTACTATATAACTCtacaaaatttaaagatGTTAAAACAATAAACCCAAACAGTAAAGACGAagaagcaaaaaaaaaactgatCGACATTCAGTTTTATAGAAGATTACCGACTTTCCATATAAAGCCACTACctacttttaataatttaaccattgaagaaaaattaagtttaaaaaaaattagatttCCAGAAGAAATAGAAAGTTTAATTGCCACTACATGTCCCCCTGGGTTACTAACTGAAATCTAtgaagttttgaaaaatatccaTGACAAATACTTATTGAACAAAACCactcaaaaagaaaatcaagTGTATAACGCTGCTTGGTGGAAATTAAGAGATTATCTATTTGGATCCATAAAAATGTATCATAATAGCACTAATACTCCAGTATTTGTTAATATAGGTGATTATGTTAAATTTTcagatattaataaaatatatccCATGCTGCTACAAAGTAATATTTTAAGTAATGAAAAGTGGTATTCCCTAATCACCGTATCTCCAATGCTAAATTCTAGGATACTCAAACCTGAACAGGTGACATCCTTACTCAAGGTAAAATATATCCTTCAAAGGGCATatctaaaaattttacaCGAAGAAATTGAATCCAAAACGcctaaaattatatatgaaaataaaaataagttaCCCAAATTAGGATTGAAAgatagtggtagtaacactttatttgatattaaaaatccGGCAGATTGGTTTTACAAGACAAGAAAGATGAAGAGGAAAATCATTATGCATTTAGGGCCAACAAATTCAGGCAAAACATATAATGCCTTAcaaaaactgaaaaaaagtaatagaGGGTATTATGCTGGTCCCTTAAGGCTATTAGCTAGAGAAGTTTATGAAAGATTTCAAAAGGAAGGTATCAGGTGTAACTTACTAACTGGTgaagaaattattaatgatcTTGATTCCATGGGCAACCAAGCTGGCTTAACTTCAGGTACTGTTGAAATGGTTCCATTAACCCAAGAAtttgatattgttgttttggATGAAATTCAAATGATGGGTGATCCAGATAGAGGCTGGGCATGGACTAATGCCGTACTAGGTTGCAATTCTAAAGAATTACATCTTTGTGGCGAAAAATCTGTGCTGCCCTTGATTAGGAAAATCGCTGCCATCACTGGTGACGAATTAATCATTAACGAATATGCAAGATTGGGTGAACTAAGAGTCGAGACCTCGCCTATACCAAATGGTCTCAGATCCTTACAAAAAGGTGATTGCTTAGTTGCGTTTAGtaagaaaaagattattgatttaaaattaaaaattgaacaaGAAACCACCTTTAAAGTTGCAGTAATCTATGGTTCCTTGCCTCCAGAAACTAGAATTCAACAGGCCAATCTTTTCAATGAGGGTCGATACGATGTTTTGGTGGCATCTGATGCAATTGGTATGGGACTAAACTTGGCCATTAATAGGGTGATTTTCACCACTGATTCCAAATTTAATGGGGAAGAGATGGTTTTGTTAACCACCtctaatataaaacaaattggGGGTCGTGCAGGGAGATTCAAAAGCCACGAAGAGGGACCATCGGTTGGTTATGTCACTGCTACAAGTAAGTCGGTGTTAGAGAATGTCAGAAGTGGTATCAATGCAAAAACAGAATACTTGAACAAGGCATATGTTTGGCCGCCTGATCAATTGGCTAGTAAAATGATCAAATTATACCCACCAAATATTTCCCTaagcttttttttgaatgatATCAGTTtacaaattgaaaaaaatgccACAAAAATTTTTGCATTAAGTGATTTAAGAAATAGACTAGAAGCTATATCTTTATTCGAACACGTTTCTGGATTAACTTTCCAAGAGAAGATGATATTAAGTAATGCTCCTGTCAAAAGTTTGCCGGCTGTCCAAAGAGCATACgtaaatttttgtaaaaccATTgctaataaacaaacaaaaaatatttttagttatCAACAAGACCTAGAACCCTCGCTATTAGAGGCTAAGTTTAGTaagaaggaaaatattGGTTTAGATAAATATGAAAACATCCATAgtatattatcattatttttttggttagGCAATAGATGGCCgaattattttgttgatcCTGAATCCGCCACCgatttaaaacatttatgTGAACTCAttatatttgataaattagATAGTTTAACCAAGAATCCgtatttgaagaaaaatgcAATTTATggttcatttttttctaaatccTTCGTcggtaataataagaatCGTAGTggaagaacaaaaaattga
- the ERG10 gene encoding acetyl-CoA C-acetyltransferase (similar to Saccharomyces cerevisiae YPL028W | ERG10 | ERGosterol biosynthesis), translating to MTRPNVYIVAAARTPIGSFQGNLASLKATDLGAAAIKACLEQVPQINGTTDVQEIFFGNVLTANAGQAPARQVALKAGLGKHIVASTINKVCASGLKAIISGAQSIMTGCNDIVVAGGMESMTNTPYYVPSARGGARFGEAIMVDGVQKDGLNDAYDGLAMGVHAEKCASDFHITREEQDEFAINSYQKAAKAQATGKFKREIVPVTVKGKRGKPDVVVDKDEEPGRLNVERLKSARTVFKAENGTVTAPNASPINDGGAAVILVSEKKLKELGLKPLALIKGWGEAAHEPCDFTWAPSLAVPKALKHSNIKDINDIDYFEFNEAFSVVGIANPKKLGIPQEKVNVYGGAVGLGHPLGCSGARIVVTLISVLQQENGKYGVAAICNGGGGASSIVLERV from the coding sequence atgaCACGTCCTAATGTTTACATTGTGGCAGCTGCCAGAACTCCAATTGGTTCATTTCAAGGTAATTTAGCATCTTTGAAAGCCACTGATTTGGGTGCTGCTGCTATCAAGGCTTGTTTAGAGCAAGTTCCACAAATCAATGGAACTACCGATGTTCAAGAAATATTCTTTGGCAATGTTTTAACCGCCAATGCAGGCCAAGCCCCGGCAAGACAAGTTGCTTTGAAGGCTGGTTTAGGTAAGCATATTGTTGCCTCTACTATAAATAAAGTCTGTGCTTCTGGTTTGAAAGCCATTATTAGTGGTGCTCAATCCATTATGACAGGCTGCAATGACATCGTTGTTGCTGGTGGTATGGAAAGTATGACAAATACACCATATTATGTTCCATCTGCACGTGGAGGTGCTAGATTTGGTGAAGCTATTATGGTTGATGGTGTTCAAAAAGACGGGTTGAACGATGCCTATGATGGTTTGGCTATGGGTGTTCATGCGGAAAAATGTGCTAGCGATTTTCATATTACCCGTGAGGAGCAAGACGAATTTGCCATCAATTCTTATCAGAAAGCGGCTAAAGCTCAAGCTACAGGTAAGTTCAAGAGGGAGATTGTTCCTGTTACTGTGAAGGGGAAGAGAGGTAAACCAGATGTGGTGGTTGATAAGGATGAGGAACCAGGTAGATTGAATGTGGAAAGATTAAAATCTGCTAGAACTGTTTTCAAAGCAGAAAATGGTACTGTTACTGCACCAAATGCCTCACCAATCAATGATGGTGGTGCTGCTGTTATTTTAGtttctgaaaaaaaattaaaagaattaggTCTAAAGCCATTGGCTCTTATCAAAGGTTGGGGTGAAGCTGCTCATGAACCATGTGATTTTACTTGGGCACCATCTCTAGCCGTTCCAAAAGCATTGAAGCATTCCAACATTAAAGATATCAATGATATTGActattttgaatttaatgAAGCTTTCTCTGTTGTTGGTATTGCCAACCCAAAGAAGTTAGGTATTCCACAAGAGAAGGTTAACGTTTATGGAGGTGCTGTTGGTCTTGGCCATCCATTGGGATGCTCTGGTGCTAGAATTGTTGTCACATTAATTTCTGTTCTACAACAAGAAAACGGTAAATATGGTGTTGCTGCTATTTGTAATGGTGGTGGCGGTGCATCTTCTATTGTATTGGAAAGAGTTTAG
- a CDS encoding gluconokinase (similar to Saccharomyces cerevisiae YDR248C | putative gluconokinase) yields MGTRQPLIIVLGGPAGTGKTTVAEDLTSYLTKISSDTTHKFQNLYENIEFLEGDSLHPPENIAKMAHGIPLTDADRWGWLEKVATRSVEVAEKCSLCIVTCSSLKLKYRDYIRNNDLAKKMGAKFFFILLYADKDVIRERLVKRKNHFMKADMLDSQYRDLELPNTDKERNCCVINIENKSREQITQEVYDEVEKDFL; encoded by the coding sequence ATGGGAACTAGACAACCTCTAATAATAGTGCTTGGCGGGCCTGCCGGTACTGGTAAAACCACAGTTGCTGAAGATTTGACAAGttatttaacaaaaatatccTCAGATACGACTCATAAATTTCAGAATCTTTATGAAAACATTGAGTTTTTAGAGGGAGATAGTTTACATCCGCCTGAAAATATAGCTAAAATGGCACATGGTATACCATTAACTGATGCTGATAGATGGGGATGGTTAGAGAAAGTTGCCACAAGGTCAGTCGAAGTTGCCGAAAAATGCTCTCTTTGTATAGTTACTTGTAGTAGTctaaaattgaaatataGAGACTACATTAGAAATAACGATCTAGCCAAAAAAATGGGggcaaagtttttttttatcttattATATGCCGATAAAGATGTTATTAGAGAAAGATTAGTCAAGagaaaaaatcattttatGAAAGCTGATATGTTGGATTCACAATATAGAGACTTAGAATTACCTAATACTGACAAAGAGCGTAATTGTtgtgttattaatattgagAACAAAAGCCGTGAGCAAATAACACAAGAAGTTTATGATGAAGTTGAGAAAGATTTCCTCTGA
- the SKS1 gene encoding putative serine/threonine protein kinase SKS1 (similar to Saccharomyces cerevisiae YDR247W | VHS1 | Viable in a Hal3 Sit4 background (paralog of YPL026C | SKS1)), whose product MLNNFQINNFQIIEQIGSGAYGLVFHAIDIITENHYAIKAVLKASSIDKISTQTDVKRSTVLQNQLYHYFKSMENKLFLPCIDLDSILQLTEEQLNSAQYYREIALHLKVHSHKNVVTIHQVLESPIATFIVMDYYPVDLFTSIVDQHHFASDGKLIKKVYLQLCSVINHCHQLGVYHCDIKPENVLLDDLDNIYICDFGLSTTKEYLPSNICVGSSYYMAPERLSLTTIPNNDDNGDSINTSFPAASGDIWSLGVMLINLTCIRNPWLKADKAQDNTFAYFVKDPKVLMKILPVSSSLYKILIQIFKINPYERISIMNLIDEVAECTKFQRSGPLSKVDKLSLDEIRNFVLGDYVLHLKKLLHNYYDQQQQQQQSQGECVYQGDHEGGEEGEEEEEEEEEEDIYDSRSNSAFSTSKNVLLNNTANGTSSSNGVSNNNNITTNDKNINNCYNNVGPTDYYYNYDGSNNVISSVDTTPSISVNEHKPIDRDYINCFFNNISNKNKVIYNNENGNNNISDLNQFKLDYLQFNFSTQTNLSSKSRC is encoded by the coding sequence atgttaaacaattttcaaatcaataattttcaaattatcgAGCAGATAGGTTCTGGTGCGTATGGATTAGTTTTCCACGCCATAGATATAATTACTGAGAACCACTATGCCATCAAGGCTGTTTTAAAAGCTTCCTCTATAGACAAGATATCCACTCAAACTGATGTTAAAAGAAGCACGGTTTTACAGAACCAGttgtatcattattttaaatcaatGGAGAATAAGTTATTTTTGCCTTGTATAGATTTAGATTCAATTTTACAGTTAACCGAAGAGCAACTAAATAGCGCACAGTATTATAGAGAGATTGCTTTGCACTTAAAGGTCCATTCCCATAAAAATGTGGTTACCATACATCAGGTCTTAGAAAGTCCAATTGCTACTTTTATAGTTATGGATTACTATCCAGTCGACCTGTTTACCTCCATTGTTGACCAGCATCATTTTGCTTCTGATGGTAAgctaattaaaaaagtctATTTGCAACTATGTTCTGTTATCAACCATTGTCACCAATTAGGTGTTTATCACTGTGATATTAAACCcgaaaatgttttattggATGATTTAGATAACATTTATATCTGTGATTTTGGTTTAAGTACCACGAAAGAATATTTACCCTCCAATATCTGTGTGGGTAGCAGTTATTATATGGCACCCGAAAGATTATCTTTGACTACTATACCGAATAATGACGATAATGGCGATAGTATAAACACCTCTTTCCCGGCTGCTAGTGGTGATATCTGGTCACTGGGTGTCATGTTGATCAATTTGACATGTATTCGTAACCCATGGTTGAAAGCCGATAAGGCCCAGGATAACACCTTCGCTTATTTTGTTAAAGATCCTAAGGTTTTGATGAAGATTTTGCCAGTCAGTTCTTCTCTATATAAAATACTGATACAGATCTTTAAGATTAATCCTTATGAGAGAATAAGCATAATGAACTTGATCGATGAAGTTGCAGAATGTACTAAATTTCAAAGGTCTGGCCCCTTGTCTAAAGTTGATAAATTAAGTTTAGATGAGATTAGGAATTTTGTGTTGGGCGATTATGTGcttcatttaaaaaagctATTGcataattattatgatcaacaacaacagcaacaacagaGTCAGGGGGAGTGCGTCTACCAAGGAGATCATGAAGGGGGGGAAGAAggggaagaagaagaagaagaagaagaagaagaagatattTATGATAGTAGGAGTAATTCTGCTTTTAGTACCAGTAAAAATGtacttttaaataacaCTGCTAATGGTACTAGCAGCAGTAATGGTGTtagtaacaacaacaacatcaCCACCAacgataaaaatattaataattgcTATAATAACGTTGGTCCTACTgactattattataattatgatggtagtaataatgtAATATCCTCTGTTGACACTACTCCAAGTATTTCTGTTAACGAGCATAAGCCAATTGATAGGGATTATATTaactgtttttttaataatattagcaataaaaataaggtCATCTACAATAACGAAAAtggcaacaacaatatttcAGACCTCAATCAGTTCAAGTTGGATTATTTGCAATTCAACTTTTCTACACAGACAAATCTTTCGAGTAAAAGCAGATGCTAG